One window from the genome of Magnolia sinica isolate HGM2019 chromosome 4, MsV1, whole genome shotgun sequence encodes:
- the LOC131243512 gene encoding glycine-rich protein 2-like gives MAQGSRSSGVVKWFNGQKGFGFITPDDGGEDLFVHQSSIKSDGYRSLAEGEAVEFEIEQGDDGRTKAVDVSGPNGSSVQGDRRGGGGGGGGGGRSSGGRGGGYGFGGGGGYGGGGYGFNGGGGRGGGGRGGRGGRNGGGGGGYGGGYGGSGGGGGGGGTCYNCGEPGHMARDCYQGSGGGGRSGGSGGGRYGGGGGGGGGGGGSCYNCGEQGHFARECPSGLMK, from the coding sequence ATGGCGCAAGGTAGCAGATCGAGCGGCGTTGTGAAGTGGTTTAACGGCCAGAAGGGCTTCGGCTTCATAACGCCGGACGACGGTGGGGAAGATCTGTTCGTCCATCAGTCGTCTATCAAATCTGACGGCTACCGCAGCCTCGCTGAGGGGGAAGCCGTCGAGTTCGAGATCGAGCAGGGCGATGATGGACGGACCAAGGCCGTCGATGTGAGTGGGCCCAACGGATCCTCCGTGCAAGGAGACCGGAGGGGTGGGGGAGGCGGCGGTGGCGGAGGCGGCCGCAGCAGCGGAGGCCGGGGAGGTGGGTACGGGTTCGGAGGTGGCGGCGGGTACGGTGGCGGTGGGTATGGCTTCAACGGCGGTGGCGGAAGAGGTGGAGGCGGAAGAGGCGGACGCGGTGGGAGGAACGGCGGTGGTGGTGGCGGGTACGGTGGTGGCTACGGCGGCAGTGGCGGAGGTGGCGGCGGAGGCGGAACTTGTTACAATTGCGGTGAGCCAGGCCATATGGCAAGGGACTGTTATCAGGGCAGCGGTGGCGGTGGAAGGAGTGGCGGCAGCGGTGGTGGGAGGTACGGAGGTGGCGGAGGCGGTGGCGGTGGCGGTGGCGGATCGTGTTATAACTGCGGGGAGCAGGGGCATTTTGCTAGGGAGTGCCCTAGTGGCTTGATGAAATGA